In Pectinophora gossypiella chromosome 1, ilPecGoss1.1, whole genome shotgun sequence, one genomic interval encodes:
- the LOC126368914 gene encoding uncharacterized protein LOC126368914, with the protein MAKKASHNSVHASTYMAKKASHNSVHASTYVAKKASHNSVHASTYMAKKASHNSVHASTYMAKKASHNSVHASTYMAKKASHNSVHASTYVAKKASYNSVHASTYMAKKASHNSVHASTYMAKKASHNSVHASTYVAKKASHNSVHASTYMAKKASHNSVHASTYMAKKASHNSVHASTYMAKKASHNSVHASTYVAKKASHNIVHASTYVAKKASTLVHHTLRCNLAKKYFFDCGLLIWTTVAKEGFYNCKLCIQTTSLIVGITY; encoded by the exons atggccaagaaagcctctcataacagtgtgcacgccagcacttacatggccaagaaagcctctcataacagtgtgcacgccagcacttacgtggccaagaaagcctctcataacagtgtgcacgccagcacttacatggccaagaaagcctctcataacagtgtgcacgccagcacttacatggccaagaaagcctctcataacagtgtgcacgccagcacttacatggccaagaaagcctctcataacagtgtgcacgccagcacttac gtggccaagaaagcctcttataacagtgtgcacgccagcacttacatggccaagaaagcctctcataacagtgtgcacgccagcacttacatggccaagaaagcctctcataacagtgtgcacgccagcacttacgtggccaagaaagcctctcataacagtgtgcacgccagcacttacatggccaagaaagcctctcataacagtgtgcacgccagcacttacatggccaagaaagcctctcataacagtgtgcacgccagcacttacatggccaagaaagcctctcataacagtgtgcacgccagcacttacgtggccaagaaagcctctcataacattgtgcacgccagcacttacgtggccaagaaagcctctacATTGGTGCACCATACTCTTAGATGCAACCTGGCCAAGAAATACTTCTTCGATTGCGGGCTACTCATTTGGACAACGGTAGCCAAGGAAGGCTTCTACAATTGCAAGCTATGCATACAGACAACGTCTCTAATTGTGGGCATTACTTATTGA
- the LOC126369105 gene encoding MKRN2 opposite strand protein, which produces MDPGILCFHHCDHKVFCTIIPEQCPVCKQKLDRYDYNLLPFRVPYPFVKASQHPRAIVMKPTHGDFLNDYYNSKDLHIGVTNSHGCVVEFSEQGIRGVDPTTGKWSTCDTTAIWDQCLLLEQFDELWNEIWDSVLLKVGLSPLWEAGRYNEERHNCFTFVLAFLRALDCGELSEKAQDPKLFCKQYVVPRTSAAGKYISLYRQLKRQNYFIQNQ; this is translated from the exons ATGGATCCGGGTATCCTTTGTTTCCACCATTGTGATCATAAGGTATTTTGTACTATTATTCCCGAACAATGCCCTGTGTGTAAACAGAAACTTGATAGGTACGACTACAATCTGTTGCCGTTTAG GGTGCCGTATCCTTTCGTGAAGGCGTCTCAGCACCCTCGGGCCATAGTCATGAAACCTACACATGGAGATTTCCTCAA TGACTATTATAACTCGAAAGACTTACACATAGGTGTGACCAACTCTCATGGTTGTGTGGTGGAGTTCAGTGAGCAGGGCATCCGTGGAGTGGACCCCACCACTGGGAAGTGGAGCACTTGTGACACCACTGCCATTTGGGACCAGTGTTTGCTCTTAGAGCAGTTTGATGAGCTGTGGAATGAGATCTGGGACAGTGTGCTGCTGAAG GTGGGATTGAGTCCGCTGTGGGAGGCAGGGAGATATAATGAAGAGCGACACAACTGTTTCACATTTGTTCTCGCTTTTCTGCGTGCCTTGGACTGCGGGGAGCTTTCTGAAAAAGCCCAGGATCCGAAGCTGTTTTGCAAGCAATATGTGGTTCCTCGTACGTCCGCGGCAGGGAAGTATATATCTCTCTACCGGCAGCTCAAGAGGCAAAACTACTTCATCCAGAACCAATGA
- the LOC126368907 gene encoding uncharacterized protein LOC126368907, whose product MKMRFAPNYKNNNYNNNRMLPNKRKFENSYEKDINMKKPRLNCIFCSGAHYNDQCKTVRTIKDRQIKLKGRCFYCFVQGHWSKTCKINKKCIHCGGRHNRALCPKVCDSVKVKTLHTNTSVKSGNSTTVLQTAVVTVLNENKCDKVNCRILMDSGSQRSYVTKRIATELNLAVIEEHHLSVFTFGTDQPLEYDSPLVKLNILTRTNEEVVLYANVVPTIAQHVSYPGEELYHWKNECILADDGSLGDQVDILIGNDYYFTVIDTTKKRISENLFLVDSKFGWMLTGKTEKKIIDNLSVITYFQSNKETKLNKPDLPLDNMHLKNLWDLECIGITDSPNTTKEEEAMKNFNDNTKYKDKRYFVCWPWNNNVSTLPTNLGLVTGRLINLLRRMDKDTLKLYDETIRNQLEDGIIEAVPSDEIDHSIHTIHYLPHHGVKTPGKSVRIVYDASAKLKQGVSLNECLRAGPVLLEDLTGLLIRFRSHKTAITADVEKAFLQIGLQDDSKDVTRFLWLKDITKAATDDNIIHLRFCRVPFGVISSPFLLNATIKYHLMQSANKAVQQVSGDIYVDNLVTGTKTTLQAITLYSSLKREFEKITMNLREWSSNSKEFKEKIPDVLDKEVVKVLGLDWNTNKDTIQLRPNNVDLQTTKRGVLRTIASTYDPCGFVAPSLLSPKLFMQDLWKSKIKWDSKLPKELFEEWRNIYNNLETEQEEIPRYYTKDFESKENQLHCFTDASTKAYAAVVCIVNENGKECS is encoded by the coding sequence ATGAAAATGAGATTTGCTCCTAACTAcaagaataataattacaataataatagaatgcttcctaataaaagaaaatttgaaAATTCATATGAGAAAGATATAAACATGAAAAAACCaagattaaattgtattttctgCTCAGGAGCACATTACAATGATCAATGTAAGACTGTAAGAACTATTAAGGAcagacaaattaaattaaagggcCGATGCTTTTATTGCTTTGTTCAAGGTCATTGGAGTAAgacatgtaaaataaataaaaaatgtatacattgtGGAGGAAGGCATAACAGAGCTTTATGTCCAAAAGTTTGTGATTCTGTGAAAGTGAAAACATTGCATACAAATACTTCAGTCAAATCTGGAAATTCTACAACGGTGTTACAGACAGCAGTAGTTACTgtattaaatgaaaataaatgcgACAAAGTGAATTGTCGGATCCTTATGGACTCTGGCAGTCAGCGTTCATATGTAACAAAGAGGATTGCTACTGAATTGAATTTAGCTGTAATAGAAGAACACCATCTTTCCGTCTTCACCTTCGGAACTGATCAACCATTGGAATATGATAGTCCATTagtgaaattaaatatacttaccagAACTAACGAAGAAGTCGTACTGTATGCCAATGTTGTACCAACCATTGCACAGCATGTTAGTTATCCTGGAGAAGAACTTTATCATTGGAAGAATGAATGTATCTTGGCAGACGATGGTTCACTTGGTGACCAAGTGGACATCCTCATCGGCAATGACTATTATTTCACGGTTATAGACACAACAAAGAAACGGATAAGTGAGAACTTATTTTTAGTGGATTCTAAATTTGGATGGATGTTGACAGGGAAaacagaaaagaaaattatagataatttatcagttattacttactttcagtcgaataaagaaacaaaattgaaTAAACCGGACTTACCTTTAGACAACATGCACCTGAAGAACTTATGGGACCTTGAATGTATTGGAATTACTGACTCTCCCAACACTACTAAAGAGGAAGAAGCTATGAAGAACTTTAATGATAACACAAAATACAAGGACAAGAGATATTTTGTATGCTGGCCATGGAATAATAATGTTTCTACTCTACCTACTAATCTTGGACTAGTGACAGGAAGATTAATCAATTTATTAAGACGAATGGATAAAGACACATTGAAGTTATATGATGAGACAATTAGAAACCAACTTGAAGATGGAATCATTGAAGCTGTTCCCTCTGATGAAATAGATCACAGTATACATACCATACATTACCTGCCACATCATGGAGTAAAGACACCTGGAAAATCTGTTCGTATTGTATATGATGCGTCAGCAAAACTGAAACAAGGAGTTAGTCTCAATGAATGTCTTCGAGCTGGACCAGTATTACTAGAAGATTTAACAGGATTATTGATAAGATTCAGATCTCATAAAACAGCAATAACAGCAGACGTTGAAAAGGCATTTTTACAAATTGGACTTCAAGATGACAGTAAAGATGTTACTAGATTTCTATGGCTCAAAGATATAACGAAAGCAGCTACTGATGACAATATTATACACCTTCGCTTTTGTCGAGTACCGTTTGGGGTCATATCTAGTCCATTCTTGTTAAACGCTACTATCAAATACCATTTAATGCAGTCGGCTAATAAGGCTGTACAGCAAGTTTCTGGTGACATATATGTAGACAATTTGGTTACCGGGACGAAGACGACATTACAAGCGATTACATTATACAGCAGTTTAAAAAGAGAATTTGAGAAGATAACTATGAATCTAAGAGAGTGGAGTTCCAACTCGAAAGAATTTAAAGAGAAGATACCAGATGTACTTGACAAAGAAGTTGTCAAGGTTCTCGGCTTAGACTGGAATACAAACAAAGATACAATTCAATTGAGACCAAACAATGTTGACTTACAAACTACTAAACGAGGAGTCTTAAGGACAATTGCTTCTACTTACGATCCATGTGGATTTGTTGCACCATCGTTGTTGTCACCAAAATTGTTCATGCAAGATCTGTggaaaagcaaaattaaatGGGATTCAAAGTTACCAAAAGAATTATTTGAAGAATGGAGaaacatatataataatttagaaactgAACAGGAAGAAATACCCAGATATTATACAAAGGACtttgaaagtaaagaaaatcAGTTACATTGTTTCACAGATGCATCAACGAAGGCTTATGCAGCTGTAGTATGTATAGTAAATGAAAATGGCAAAGAATGTTCATGA